In the Caenorhabditis elegans chromosome X genome, one interval contains:
- the F49E10.4 gene encoding Mitochondria-eating protein (Confirmed by transcript evidence), translated as MAHKTSKSAGWSFKPPRQELNLIQYTCQVEPLDVQLLNHLREQAQNTDDLSVLFNILPPVEQLVSEIPYTLPLLEAIYLKCELRTVEDGLILPTKELCCEQLFCQLVWWTAFCEQSNSSLKKHCAMFAEFQPCIATLMSIVGRQCPDLVKRAREDRNQLKTCLESLGCHGLVNCSSGLIRMTDAVHLELLKHVENLKIICSQIKELQHDPKSNAPDPSCESHQRQMSMRLSQVFERLKLNETLQCVLEETFQNQHLGSLLRICRKRVGSDKLLIGLFNAFARAAPEDFALQQMDPIVAQLIVVFNNSYNKLLQMCPDDVSSTRLSSGSSTSSVSQGASSINEKFSVRPSENSIQFDSLKQEISKLRKELRVANYTITQLREKSEEDSVIKESSLPLPDYPDATAYYNSATKEQTSQLVTRFGELFIFASNELRDSLDTLPEMEGEDDLQAIFGHETLILTYNVVKEHIEDRKLAVLKALGSVNNNAKESNELTMFEDALSSQLHKEFTTTKAGGHIAEDLCQQVFKKLDEYPGVEECLTIHQYIQKCISISWDIQCCPERKLKLEYDGAEFEPSRHSRGAYSGTTNQVVNFIWPALIDTSDNRVLLKAIVLT; from the exons ATGGCGCACAAAACCAGCAAATCAGCTGGATGGAGTTTTAAACCACCACGACAGGAACTTAATTTGATTCAATACACTTGCCAAGTGGAACCGCTAGATGTCCAGCTCTTGAATCATCTGCGAGAGCAA GCACAGAACACCGATGACTTGTCCGttcttttcaacattttgccACCGGTTGAACAACTCGTCTCGGAGATTCCGTACACATTGCCACTGCTGGAAGcgatttatttgaaatgtgaATTG CGAACGGTGGAAGATGGGCTAATTCTGCCGACAAAGGAATTGTGTTGTGAGCAACTATTCTGCCAATTGGTCTGGTGGACAGCATTCTGTGAGCAAAGCAATTCATCACTTAAAAAACACTGTGCCATGTTTGCA GAGTTTCAACCATGTATTGCCACTTTGATGTCGATTGTCGGAAGGCAGTGTCCCGATTTGGTGAAAAGAGCTCGCGAAGAtagaaatcagttgaaaacatgTTTAGAGAGTCTAGGATGCCACGGGCTTGTTAATTGCTCGTCAGGATTAATTAG AATGACTGACGCCGTTCATCTGGAATTGTTGAAGCATGtggagaatctgaaaattatttgctcACAAATAAAGGAACTTCAACATGATCCAAAATCAAATGCACCGGATCCATCATGCGAGAGTCACCAGAGACAGATGAGCATGAGATTGTCACAAGTGTTTGAACGATTGAAGCTTAATGAAACTCTTCAGTGTGTACTTGAAGAAACGTTTCAAAATCAACAC CTTGGCTCATTGCTACGCATCTGTCGTAAGCGTGTCGGATCGGACAAACTTCTCATCGGATTGTTTAATGCATTTGCAAGAGCTGCTCCGGAAGACTTTGCTCTTCAACAGATGGACCCAATTGTTGCACAGCTAATCGTAGTGTTCAATAATTCATACAACAAG CTATTGCAAATGTGTCCTGATGATGTGAGCTCCACGAGATTGTCTTCGGGATCTTCTACATCCTCCGTATCACAGGGAGCATCTTCAATCA atgaaaaattttctgttcgaCCGTCGGAGAACTCCATTCAATTTGACAGTCTCAAGCAAGAg atttcaaaattgcgAAAAGAATTACGAGTTGCCAACTACACTATTACTCAACTAAGGGAAAAGTCCGAAGAAGACTCGGTGATTAAAGAAAG TTCCCTTCCACTTCCCGACTATCCGGATGCGACCGCATATTATAATTCCGCAACAAAAGAACAAACGAGTCAATTGGTCACTCGATTCGGCGAATTGTTCATATTCGCTAGCAAT GAACTCAGGGATTCATTGGATACTTTACCGGAAATGGAAGGAGAGGACGACTTGCAAGCTATTTTCGGACATGAAACCTTGATATTGACTTACAATGTGGTGAAAGAGCACATTGAAGACAGAAAGCTAGCGGTATTGAAGGCATTGGGATCTG TAAATAACAATGCCAAAGAATCGAATGAATTGACAATGTTTGAAGATGCATTGAGTTCACAGCTTCACAAAGAGTTCACCACAACAAAAGCTGGAGGCCATATTGCAGAG GATCTGTGCCAGCAAGTATTCAAGAAGCTTGACGAGTACCCCGGAGTTGAAGAATGTCTAACTATTCATCAATACATCCAAAAATGTATATCAATATCATGGGACATTCAATGCTGCCCGGAACGAAA ATTGAAGTTAGAGTACGACGGAGCCGAGTTCGAGCCGTCCCGTCATTCCAGAGGAGCTTACTCGGGAACAACCAACCAAGTTGTCAACTTCATATGGCCTGCGCTGATTGATACTTCAGACAATCGAGTCCTTCTTAAAGCGATTGTTTTGACATGA